In a single window of the Balaenoptera acutorostrata chromosome 3, mBalAcu1.1, whole genome shotgun sequence genome:
- the EXOC3L4 gene encoding exocyst complex component 3-like protein 4 — MPSPQTVASGPELHSPREPVAPQIPAQGTRRASSEDASSAHREGLRPGLGTFRRAFSKASQRASGCAPQEDPGLLRRSSRFFFRSLRHALDDGPAADQTQATTGPGVAHSREVPSKAMDGVCRQSSTGAGPAELEEDKSVADLITERKLLAAFEQLRHLETRLVAEKASRTFEQDPTGFARRAMDVCLHYDGLAAEIGAIVLETLGPNGVDAAVLAELARVVRAEEEAHPEPPADGDFLRTPRHWRQRWEDAVRRSAQERVQQASAGEAPGAAEGAAGLAQLLAELGGLVRRDLQKVQLEVHPAYAAAGYPAWEAYLRAFHGAVAQRLQELAHDARGCEQLYVLLDWASNVYGSPDFLGSQDLALPSEPLPPLLAPDVRARLESDYTSFLETKIASCFDGILQLEQSRWAAAEAPDVLQGHYHTPLSIDVHMLVAEHVKAAGAISAELEATTLQICARALGLFLPRFEKAFLESGAVSEPNLCANINACEEFRTHLLARFPGSLEELEKPLVAATCAFQKRLLQGLQGDLQPLFKVLCTKAWLTQDVLQPLLDKVVAFAGHLEHVVPPRAQETLQEVHRYVVREYLAQALRPRERFRGVERVSGSQKMGLDAQAIGNTFQGLGSEATWLGRAIPCVADILGETYKDDIRRHLETLIGSYPDIRRDHVLAILALRRLGRHRNQHLLTHAQDLLRAVAKAGGPGTAGGHVLFEEIEVPPSMDVLITCI; from the exons ATGCCGTCGCCTCAGACAGTGGCCTCCGGGCCGGAGCTGCACAGCCCCAGGGAGCCAGTGGCACCCCAGATCCCAGCTCAGGGCACTCGGAGGGCAAGCAGCGAGGATGCGTCCAGCGCCCATCGTGAGGGCTTGAGGCCTGGCCTGGGCACCTTTCGGCGGGCCTTCTCAAAGGCAAGCCAGCGGGCCTCGGGCTGCGCCCCCCAGGAGGACCCAGGCCTGCTCAGGCGCAGCTCCCGCTTCTTTTTCCGGTCTTTACGGCATGCTCTGGACGATGGCCCGGCTGCTGACCAGACCCAGGCTACCACTGGGCCAGGGGTGGCCCACAGCCGGGAGGTGCCCTCAAAGGCCATGGACGGTGTCTGCCGGCAGTCGTCCACTGGGGCGGGGCCTGCGGAACTAGAAG AAGACAAATCTGTGGCCGACCTCATCACGGAGCGGAAACTGCTGGCGGCCTTCGAGCAGCTGCGGCACCTCGAGACTCGGCTAGTGGCCGAGAAAGCCTCGCGCACCTTCGAGCAGGACCCCACGGGCTTTGCGCGGCGCGCCATGGACGTGTGCCTGCACTACGACGGGCTGGCTGCGGAGATCGGCGCCATCGTGCTCGAGACCCTGGGCCCGAACGGCGTGGACGCGGCCGTGCTCGCGGAGCTGGCCCGCGTGGTGCGCGCGGAAGAGGAGGCCCACCCAGAGCCCCCGGCAGACGGCGACTTTCTGCGCACGCCGCGCCACTGGCGCCAGCGCTGGGAGGACGCGGTGCGGCGGAGCGCGCAGGAGCGCGTGCAGCAGGCGAGCGCGGGCGAGGCCCCGGGGGCAGCCGAGGGTGCCGCCGGCTTGGCCCAGCTTCTGGCCGAGCTCGGAGGCTTGGTTCGCCGCGACCTGCAGAAGGTGCAGCTGGAGGTGCACCCGGCTTACGCGGCCGCCGGCTATCCCGCGTGGGAGGCCTACCTGCGCGCCTTCCACGGCGCGGTGGCCCAGCGCCTCCAGGAGCTGGCGCACGACGCCCGTGGCTGCGAGCAGCTCTACGTCCTGCTGGACTGGGCCTCCAATGTCTACGGCAG TCCCGACTTCCTGGGCtcccaggacctggctctgccctcgGAGCCCCTGCCCCCGCTCCTGGCACCCGATGTGCGGGCCCGACTCGAGAGCGACTACACCAGCTTCCTGGAG ACCAAGATCGCGAGCTGCTTCGATGGCATCCTGCAGCTGGAACAGAGTCGCTGGGCGGCTGCCGAGGCCCCCGACGTGCTGCAGGGCCACTACCATACGCCGCTGTCCATCGACGTACACATG CTCGTGGCAGAGCACGTGAAGGCAGCCGGCGCCATCTCCGCGGAGCTGGAGGCCACCACCTTGCAGATCTGTGCGCGGGCCCTTGGCCTCTTCCTGCCCAG GTTTGAAAAGGCTTTTCTGGAGTCGGGGGCGGTGAGTGAGCCTAACCTGTGCGCCAACATCAATGCCTGCGAGGAGTTCAG AACTCATCTTCTGGCCAGGTTCCCAGGAAGCCTTGAAGAGCTGGAGAAGCCCCTGGTGGCTGCCACCTGCGCCTTTCAGAAGCGGCTGCTCCAGGGCTTGCAGGGTGATCTGCAG CCGCTCTTCAAGGTCCTGTGCACCAAGGCCTGGCTGACACAGGATGTGCTGCAGCCCCTCCTGGACAAGGTGGTGGCGTTCGCCGGCCACCTCGAGCACGTGGTCCCGCCCCGGGCGCAG GAGACTCTGCAGGAGGTGCACCGATACGTCGTCCGCGAGTACCTGGCGCAGGCGCTGAGGCCACGCGAGCGGTTCCGGGGTGTGGAGCGCGTGAGTGGCTCCCAGAAGATGGGCCTGGACGCCCAGGCCATTGGCAACACCTTCCAGGGCTTG GGCTCTGAGGCCACTTGGTTGGGCCGAGCTATCCCGTGCGTGGCGGACATACTGGGCGAGACTTACAAAGACGACATCCGGCGGCACCTGGAGACACTCATCGGGAGCTACCCCGACATCAG GCGGGACCACGTGCTGGCCATTCTAGCGCTGCGCCGACTGGGCCGCCATCGGAACCAGCACCTCCTGACGCATGCCCAGGACCTGCTGAGGGCAGTGGCCAAGGCAGGGGGCCCCGGCACTGCTGGGGGCCACGTGCTCTTCGAGGAGATCGAGGTGCCCCCCTCCATGGATGTGCTGATCACCTGCATCTAG
- the TNFAIP2 gene encoding LOW QUALITY PROTEIN: tumor necrosis factor alpha-induced protein 2 (The sequence of the model RefSeq protein was modified relative to this genomic sequence to represent the inferred CDS: deleted 1 base in 1 codon) has protein sequence MLKTTFQGFPGQQPAPGALDFPGSPQKLPFASEAESEASMSEASSEDLVPPLEAEEAPDRDGEEAAKKKKKKKKSKGLANMFSVFTKGRKKKSQPSSAETEGDSEPRPRPAGRPPTVEELKADLEHGRLEAAGPLLALERELQAAAAAGGMSDEELLRRQSKVEALYVLLRDQVLGLLRRPLEAAPERLRQALAVLAEQEREDRAARRRRGAAAGPAPSALAATRPRRWLQLWRRGVAQAAEERLGQRPATAAEGRTEAERAFLHMGRTMKEDLEAVVERLKPLFPAEFAVVAAYAQSYHEHFAAHLADLAQFELSERDTYVLLLWVQNLYPNDIINSPKLAGELQGVRLGSLLSPKQIRLLEATFLSNEVDSVKELMARALELESQRWSQDVAPQRLDGRCHSELAIDVIQIISQGQAKAESITLDLGTQIKHMLLVELAAFLKSYQRAFDEFLERCKQLRNYRANVIANINNCLSFRMFVDQKWQIPQDLPSHLLSPLNELKSHGVDTLLQNLFGVLKPLFKRFTQTRWAAPTQTLEEIISVVGERLPEFSELQDCFREELMEVVHLHLVKEYIIRLSKRRLVLNTAEKQQQLAGHIRANAELIQHFCAQNGSPATWLHRALPTLAEIIRLQDPSAIKIEVATYATWYPDFSKGHLSAILAVKGNLSSSEVRSIRTILDINTGAHEPSKSLFSLIKVG, from the exons ATGCTGAAGACGACCTTCCAAGGCTTTCCGGGCCAGCAGCCTGCGCCAGGGGCCCTTGACTTCCCCGGAAGCCCCCAGAAGTTGCCCTTCGCCTCGGAGGCGGAGTCAGAAGCCTCCATGTCGGAGGCCTCCTCCGAGGACCTGGTGCCACCCCTGGAGGCCGAGGAAGCCCCAGACAGGGATGGAGAAGAGGCTgcgaagaagaagaagaagaagaagaagtccAAAGGCCTGGCCAACATGTTTAGCGTCTTCAccaaagggaggaagaagaagagtcAGCCCAGCTCAGCAGAGACAGAGGGCGACTCTGAGCCCCGGCCCCGGCCGGCTGGCCGGCCGCCCACAG TGGAGGAGCTCAAGGCCGACCTGGAGCACGGGCGGCTGGAGGCGGCGGGGCCGCTGCTGGCGCTGGAGCGGGAGCtgcaggcggcggcggcggcgggcggcatGAGCGACGAGGAGCTGCTGCGGCGCCAGAGCAAGGTGGAGGCGCTGTACGTGCTGCTGCGCGACCAGGTGCTCGGCCTGCTGCGCCGGCCGCTGGAGGCGGCGCCGGAGCGGCTGCGCCAGGCGCTGGCCGTGCTGGCCGAGCAGGAGCGCGAGGaccgcgcggcg cggcggcggcggggggcggcggcggggcccgcgCCCTCGGCGCTGGCGGCCACGCGGCCCCGGCGCTGGCTGCAGCTGTGGCGGCGCGGCGTGGCGCAGGCGGCCGAGGAGCGCCTGGGCCAGCGGCCGGCCACGGCTGCCGAGGGCCGCACGGAGGCCGAGCGCGCCTTCCTGCACATGGGCCGCACCATGAAGGAGGACCTGGAGGCCGTGGTGGAGCGGCTGAAGCCGCTGTTCCCCGCCGAGTTCGCCGTGGTGGCGGCCTACGCCCAGAGCTACCACGAGCACTTCGCGGCGCACCTGGCGGACTTGGCGCAGTTCGAGCTGAGCGAACGCGACACCTACGTGCTGCTGCTCTGGGTGCAGAACCTCTACCCCAA TGACATCATCAACAGCCCCAAGCTGGCCGGCGAGCTGCAAGGAGTCAGGCTTGGGAGCCTCCTGTCCCCCAAGCAGATCCGGCTGCTGGAGGCCACGTTCCTCTCCAATGAGGTG gaCAGCGTGAAGGAGCTGATGGCCCGCGCCCTGGAGCTGGAGTCGCAGCGCTGGAGCCAGGATGTGGCCCCCCAGAGGCTGGACGGCCGCTGCCACAGTGAGCTGGCCATCGACGTCATCCAG ATCATCTCCCAGGGCCAGGCCAAGGCCGAGAGCATCACCCTTGACCTGGGCACGCAGATAAAGCACATGCTGTTGGTGGAGCTGGCTGCGTTCCTCAAGAG CTACCAGCGTGCCTTTGATGAATTTCTGGAGAGGTGCAAACAGCTGAGAAATTACAGGGCCAATGTCATCGCCAACATCAACAACTGCCTCTCCTTCCG GATGTTCGTGGACCAGAAGTGGCAGATACCACAGGACCTCCCGAGCCACCTGCTGAGCCCCCTGAATGAGCTCAAGAGTCATGGCGTTGATACCCTGCTCCAGAACCTGTTTGGGGTCCTGAAG CCGCTGTTCAAGAGGTTCACGCAGACCCGCTGGGCGGCCCCCACGCAGACCCTGGAGGAAATTATCTCCGTGGTGGGCGAGAGGCTGCCCGAGTTCTCTGAACTGCAGGACTGTTTCCGGGAG GAGCTCATGGAGGTTGTACACCTGCACCTGGTGAAGGAGTACATCATCCGCCTCAGCAAGCGGCGCCTGGTCCTCAACACggcagagaagcagcagcagctggcGGGGCACATCCGGGCCAACGCCGAGCTCATCCAGCACTTCTGCGCTCAGAAC GGCTCCCCGGCAACCTGGCTGCATCGTGCCCTTCCCACGCTCGCGGAGATTATTCGCCTGCAAGACCCCAGTGCCATCAAGATCGAGGTGGCCACGTACGCCACCTGGTACCCTGACTTCAG CAAAGGCCACCTGAGTGCCATCCTGGCCGTCAAGGGGAATCTGTCCAGCAGTGAAGTCAGGAGCATCCGGACCATCCTAGACATCAACACTGGGGCGCACGAGCCCTCGAAGTCCCTATTTTCACTTATAAAGGTTGGTTAG